The Apium graveolens cultivar Ventura chromosome 10, ASM990537v1, whole genome shotgun sequence nucleotide sequence GCCTTCTGCCGAATTTTTTTTTGCTTTCTTTGTTTCTCGCTCTGTTCCTCTGGCAAGCTTTCGCCCTTCATTTCATGATCTCATTCCACCATGGAAGCATAGAAAAGTCCATTCCTTCCTTTAGTTATAGCTCTACAAAGACTGAACAAAAATGCATCAAAAACACCACATACTTGAGGTCAAGTCATCAACTTAAACCGATATGAAGCGTTCtaaatggatataaaatccacttatcacagTTCGAAATATcaacataaacaacattaacTGAGGCATTCTATTTCTGGATAAAACTGAACTAGGTGGCAGTATTGTTTTAATAACTAGGTAAAGACATTGAAAAAGGTACCGAGTTTCCAAGATTCAAAGTTTTGGGAGAAAAATGACATTCATCATAAATCAATAACAGGGTTCTTAAGAAGTTTCTCACTTTAAAAGGAAGCAATCATTCAAACTCCGAGAATCAATAACAAAGTAAAATGACAGGGTTCTCGAGCAAGTttcataactttaaagcaaatactacTCATTCTGTTTTGTTTCCAGTAATTGAGCAAGTTGCTTTATCAAAGATATGCATTAccctttttataaaatattaaagaaCCCTTGATTGAAATATCTGTCTTTTAAAtttaatacgggtgatcagcccgtactgacctccatctggtcattaaggtacctatggcattatttcaTCCTAATAGTGGACTAGCCCCactagtctcttatatgactagactagtcccactagtctcttacgtctttatccaatcttcaaggaattcatttggaaaacctttgtgtTGGAATACAAGAAGTTTATCTAAATTCAGTTTTAACATTACCGATAAGTAAAATCATTTGGACTCTTgcaagtcgaaaatcattcttaagttcaattcaagaattcatGGAAAGTGAACAAATCATATATATATGGGAATCATAAGTTAAAGGTATTGATCAAATGTTGAACAAGTGTATAAGTTTGCAATAAAGATAGTTCCAAAGAACGATATGTAACAAGGTATAAAGGATATTAGGGGACCTCGGTTAACAAGATATAACATGTGAAAAGTTTATAAGGCTCTCTTTGGATCAAAGGATCATAAGTTAACAAAGTATAGGGATAGGATAACAAGTTTTAGAAATAAGGGGTTAATATTAGTTATCATCATATGGACTTATAACAAGCTTATAATAGAGAACAATTTtagggtttctcaagaatcaataacaagTATAACAAATAACTTTCACTCTATCATGGCATCAGTATTATTCTCTCTATATCAATTCATAATAGAAGGCATAGTTATTTGCCTCAAAAGTTTTCCTGCTTTACGGAACCTGGGCTACTACCACCTAAGATATCCTTTCCGTCTAGCCTGGATGCCTCTGTTATCCAAATCTACAACACAAAACAGAATCCTAGTTAGGTACTTGATCAATTCCGGAAGTTTCTCAGAATGTTTAATTTCTACCCCAAGGAGATAAACACTTACCTTATATACGCATGCATAACACGTAGAACATAAGAGGATATGGCTTTATACTTTTTACATCTCGATACTTTATATTTAGCAATTAATCACCGATTCATATAACTCGACACCAAATCCAATCGAACCTATATCGTACGCAAATTTATTCACTTACTTTTTAAGAATCAGGCATGACGTATTCGTAATTACTCTTGCCCTTACTAATACAATCAACCACATTAACCAATCGCAATCAAATCTTCATAATTATTCTTATCTCAATTCAAGCATTTCACTTTATACAATTAACAATTATTAGCTTAACATACAAGTACAACTACAATACAAATCTCAAATCCTTGGTCCTCTTAAATCCAAATACAAATCATTGTGATTAATACAGCAAGAAGCACTTAGCATTTTGTATGCAAATCACACTTAGTATATCTATAAATcacataatcattttatcaccAAACATGCAAGTCACTCTTTAATCAAACAATTTAACATCAAAAGTCCTTACTTTAACAATTCTTAATCCAATCATTATTATATCACTCATAAATTAATCATCTTTAATAAATAACTTATTCCCCTCTTTTTAATCCAAACATTCGGACCAAAACATCATGACAAAACCAAATAAAATCAACATTCAACCACTTATCATCGCATACATTCTTCTAGATTAAATCCAAATCTTATTTTCAAACTAAACTAATGAACAACATTATATCAATCGAAGTTATCAAATAAATCGAACTAAAAACTGAAACTTCACATGGGTTTTTCGAACCAAAATCGACATGCATTCATACAACTCGATATGCATACTTTTAAATCATAAACCAAACCTaattcgaatcaaaaactcataAACAAAGTATTATAAATCAAATTCATCATATAACTCTACCAAGAAAAAATCGAATTACATAAATACTTCACAATGCACataaaattttgtataaattcGGACTCAAGAAAATCATTGTCCCCGTCAACTCACCGGTGGTTCACCGCTGGCGGCGACAAAGTACGGTAGTACCCCGTTTCAGGGTTTCCAACCGAACTCTACCCATAATCAAGTTTTTAATCCTCAAAGAAGCATGTAACCACATAAATCATCACGAGATTCATCATCCCAATCAAATTCATCAAAAAATGAACTAAACCCGGAATTGGGTTTTTCAAAAACTTAAAGATACTAACATGAATTCATATACACGTGTAGAGGAAGCAAAACCCATCATGAACATGGGTTTAGAATTGAAAACGGAAGAGAATTGGGAGAGATATCAAAGAGAGAAGttaccgagagagagagagagagtcgagAGAGGGAGTTTGAGAGAGAGAAAATTAGggaggaagaaagaaaaagaaagggaaggggaagtatatatatatatgtggcaGGGGCAAAACGGTCTTTTGTCATTTAATTTCTAGAATTTTGTTTTCCTTCTGTCTTTTGTAAAATATAAAACATCTttataaaacttgaaaatatacCAAATCTCATTTTTAAAACAAAGAGCATAAATTTAGCTCTTCTCCcctattttaaaataaattttttagcGATTAGATTATTTATTgtagattttacaaataaattcCATCAAATCATTCTAAAATATCAGCACatcaaaataaatccaactatcatttttaaaaagtccctTGGACTATTTTAGAGATAATACAACAAATCTCACACCTTGATCATATTtctataatttaataaaaatatatgagacccaataaaatcaattaaattcATTTAATAATCCCACAATCACATATTCGTTCACACAACCATCAAATATCATTATGTTACACAGGAACTTCAAATATACTTCGCATTTTCATATGACACTAGACACCGCATTTCGTTTCAATACACTTTAGCACAAAATTTCTTTTAATCCATCTTTTGGATAATGGGTCCCGTTCTACTTGACGTCCTGACAATCACAGCTTAAGCCCTTAGTTGACTCATCAAAATGGAACGAGACTTTACCCGTTCCTTACTATTATTTcacagaaattatatataaaccacataatcatttatctttttattatATTCACATAAATTCACGTAACAACACAAGAACTTTACTTTATTCGTATAAATACATCGCAAAAATCTCAGTCACTACATATTGATCCGGATATTCTACAATGGGTCAATACAAGAATTCTGAATTTTTGTTGATGGTGCATCTGGTGGATCTTTTATGAAGAAGAACACTGAGGATGCAAAAGCTTTGTTAGATGATATGGCGTCTAATGATAACTATCCCTACAATTACGGAAATCATTCTAAGAAGGGTGGTAAGTATGATGATATATCAAAACATACTTAATTTGAATTAGATTTATGTTTGATATGTTTCTTGTATAATTATTGGatgatatattattatgattatgattattattatcatcattattattgataaaatatatgtatttatggaCCTATTCCTCAACCATATATGTAAATCAAAATAATTACTTTTTGATAATTCAATgagatttaaaaatataaatattagtGATGTGTTGATTGAGAGAATAAgtgtaaaataaatattattaaattatgcACAGACATGAAAATAAGTATAATTCATTGATTTTTGAGATCATTTTATGTGTTTTTATTATTAACGCAGTTAGAATTATTTTGTGTGTCAAAAATATGATTTGTGAATAAATTTTTTAGCCCGGCCGAGTATTCAATTCAAGTATTCGTTCTTGACTCCCATAGTCTAGTTCAAATTAGTATATATGCACatatatgtatgtgtatatgtatgtatgaATATGTAATTATGAGTATACATATCATGCAAAATTAATAGATTTTAATAAATGAtgatataattaaataaattttatatttacaTTAATATGTATAAAAAGTACATAATGATGAAGAATATTAACGATACatcaattaatatatattaattgtgAGCAATGACTATTATATAGGTATTAATAGTGAACTAGTAAATATTAATTATGAGAATAAttgtaaaataaatattatatagatattaagtAGGGGTATTATAGTCATATAAATTAATTTGCTCAATAAACCTCACTGTTGTTGTATTATATAGTGTGAATGATATTATTAAATTATTCACAGACATGGAAATATGTATAATTCGTTATTTTTTTATATCATTTTATGTGTTTGTATTATTAATGCGATTATAATTATTTTGTATGTCAAAAAtgtaatttatgaattaaaatttgTAGCCCGGTCGAGTATTCAACTCGAGTATTCGCTCTTGACCCATAGTCCGGTTCAAATTAGTACATATGCACGTGTGTGTATATATctatgtatgtatgtgtatatgaATATATGAATATGTAACCATGCGTATACTAATCATGCAAAATTAATAGATTTTAACAAATAATGATTTagttaaataaattttataattacattaataTATATGTAAAGTACATAATAATAAAGcatattaataatatatcaattaatatatattaattatgaGTAATAAGTATTATATAGGTATTAACAGTGAACTAATGAATAATAATTATGAGAATAAATGTAAAATGAATATTGTGTAGATATTAAGTAGGGGCATAATAGTCATATGAATTAATTTGCTCAACAAACCCCCCAGTtgttatattatatataatagaTAGATTTTTGTTGTTGCTTATCCCAACACCCTATAATGTCCCTGTTCAAAAACTGTTACTTCTGGAGAGATGTCTTACTGACGCTTTGTCTTCGGATTTGACTTGGCAGTGGCCATTGATCTCGAAATATAGGTTATCAGTTCCTACTCAGTCCCCAAAGGTTGAAATGATAGTCCCTAAAAGTTGAAATAATGTTGTGGCTATTTTATTTTAAGAACTGGTATATTTTGAGGTAAGTAGTAAGACTTGTGGTTTATATTGATATGGAATTATAGTTGGTAAATTATGTTTGGGATGAATTATGTATTTGGTAAATGATGGTTTGAATTTATGACTTTGGTAAAATATAGTTTGGAAATATGTATAGTAGTTGGATTTTATGTATCTAAAAAAAATTCGATTGGTGGATGATGTACTTGAAATCTTGGTAAAGTAATGAATGTTTGGTTTTATGACATTTGTGGTTTTTTATTTTTGGTATGAAAATTTAGTTTTTGGATTAATATTTTGTTTTTGGGAATTTAAATGAAACAGAAGATTCATGAGTTATGAAAAGAAAATTAACATCACTTTACAAATAAAAGAACAAATTATACATTATATAATAGACATAACTTCAACATCGAACTCATATAAAAGCTGAATGAATATATCTCTttatcataaaaagaaaatagagATACAAACATCGCTTCTAAAATGAGACTGATGTAAAATATTAAGCTACGCATCAGTTTAAAAATGTACTCGATGTTAGTGTCTCATTTTATTGTATATCCGATATGTTCGAgatgatatatatacatatatatcatgATATAGAAGAACTGAAATCGTAATCAAGGTATAAATCAAAGAAAAACACATCAGATCTATAATAAAAATGATGTATAAAATGCTTATAGACATCAGCTAAAAAGTGATGTCTAAAACTCCTACTTTTCTCATTACATGTAAAGACATCActtggatttttaaaaaatatcGATTATTATCTGGtatttgtaaaaaaatattgGGTCTGCCAACCATTCTGGGTAAATGGATTCTCTGATCAATCCAACCTCCAAGGGTCTATCAATTTCTTCTACTAGGGCTACAACCCTTCCTCCACTCACTGCCTGACTCTTCTGCCGGATTCCTTTTTATTTGGGATCAATGTTCAAGTGATGGCACATGACTTTCGGATCAATTACAACCATATCTGAGTGGCTCGATGCAAATACATCAAGATTTTCCAAGAGAAACTTTGTGAGTTCTTCCCTCAGGTTTAGCTCCAACTGAGAACCAATCTTCAAACTTTTTCTTGGATCTTTATCATTCGCTAGGACATAAATAACATCTTCAAATGGCCCCATCTTCTATACGGGAAAAGGAATGCGTTGATCCAAGTCAAGGTTTTGTCATCTTTTACATATGTTCGGGAAGTCTCGCCCTTTTTGAGAAAAGCATCAACTTTGCCTAGAGTCATTTGTGGTGAAGGCACACCCTCAGTAAGAGGGGCATCCACTTCATTTATAGTATGATTTATATTTTACAAAGCCTCAACTCTCCCTTCAAGTTATTCCCCGTTGAAGTCTCCTTGGACTATGTCAATTTCCATGACCATCTCATCTTCGAAAAGTTTAATTTTTAGGATATCCTCTATAAACAGGATTGTGGGAGTTGGTCTAGCGAAATACTCATCTTCATGCTCAACAAAGTAGTGAAAACGGGTCATTCATTTGGCTGCACAATTATGTTCTCTGACTCATCATCTGAAACATTTCTGACTTCGCCACCTTTCCTTAGAAAACCTTCCATAGCTTGGTGGTAGCACTCCCGAGAATCATATTGCGAACCTTTTATGCTCCCAACTCTGATAGGGAGAGGAAATTTGATTATCAGGTGATGAATAGAAGTGATGACTCTCATCTCTCTTCGAAAAGGTCATCCAAGCAACACATTATGGACAAACTCTTGATTGAGAACCTTAAATTGGAGCATCTTGGTTACTGAAAGGGGACTCTCTCCTAAGGTGCATGGCAATCGAATCAATCCCATAACTCTGACGCCTTTGCCAGAAAAATCATATACCCAAGTATCTTTCATTGACATGTCTCGATCGGGTAAACCTATCTTTTGATTAGTGTTGTAGTAGAGGATGTTTGCTGAACTTCCATTGTCTATGAGGGCTCTGTAGAAATTCTTAGTCCCAATCTAAAAAGATATAACTAAGGCATCATTGTGAGGGTGATGTAGCCATCTTGCATTCCCTTCTTTGAAGGTGATATCCATAGATTCACCTTTGAATACTTTTGGTGGCCTTGTTTCCAGACCATGGACATCATCCAGAGGCCTATACCTTGCCTCTCTTGCATACATTCCTAATGCTCGATTGCTATACTCCATTCCATGATCTCCTCCAAACATTGCTCGGATGCTTCCATCTCTAACAAACTTACTTTCTTCGGGAACTTCATTGTTGGATTCATGCGGTATATGGCTACCTCTTTCCTTAATCTTATCAGAGTCATTCATTTGTCTTCGTAGTTCCTTCACCACCTATTCACCAAGATAACCATCCATGATCAGAGCTTcgatttcatctttcagttgaCGACATTCATGACTGTTATGTACAGAAGACTCATGATTTCATAATATTTCTTTTTGTCCTTGCTTTGCCAAAATGACAAAGTATCTGGATTTCTGAAGACTCCCCTATTCTTGTTAACCTCAAACATGTGTTCAATTGAGGCCGCCAATGGAGTATAACCACTTGATCTGCTGTCATAACTCGAGGGGGGACTCCATTCTCTTCGTATAATAGCACCATTCACTCAGTTCAGACTTTGACTATATCTTTGATATCTTGGACTTGGGGACCTGTCTCTTTTCTTCGGCTTCTCTTTTTGGCTTCATTCTGAAACATGGCGCACCTCTGCCGATATTGTTCCACAACTTTAAAGGATTTTCCCCGAGCCAAAACATCTGCCATAGTAGCCGGATCTTTCCCTTGTAGATACTTCCAGAAATCCGAACCCAGTCTTAGCCCAGCTATAAAAAAATTTCTAAGAGCTTCATCCGATGCACCCTTCACATTAGTTGACTCGGCGTTGAACCTTTTGAAGTAGAAGGTCAGTCTTTCATTCTCTCGTTGCCTGATATTATCCAAAGTTATAACTAGTGGAGCATACCTCACAGCTGCTTGGAACTTGGTCAAGAATAAGAACTTATCTGATCCCAATAGATAATTACTCCGGGTCCAAGCTTCTGGAACCATTGAAGGGCGCTCTCTCTAAAGGTCATCGCCAAGAGTCTGCATCTTGCCAAGTCCGGAACTTGATAAAAATCCATCTCTATATTAAACCTTCCTAAAAACTCAACCGGATCGGAACTTTCGTGAAATCGTAAGTCATTAGTTGTGATGTGATATCCTGCTGGTAATTAATCCTCCCTAACTGCTGTGAAGAATGGAGAAGAAACCTCCGCCGTGGCCGTAACTCTTCCTACTTTAAAACGGTTAAGTAACCTCTTGAAGTTATCCATATTAAAAGTCCCAATCTCGGGGATATTCTGCACATTAGGTTATGGATCTTGAGGTTGTGGAGGTGTCGTTTGATTCCCACATGGAGGTACTGGTTGATGATTAGTGGTTTGATCATCTGTCTGACCCCCAGCTGGTACTACTGGTATCTCTTGATTATGACCTTGAGTTCCACCTTAAGTCTTACCTTGATCCCGACCATTGACCTGCGGAGTCTCAAGGTCATGTATACAGGTCTAGGTGTCCCTTCGGTTATTGTCCCATGCACGATTATCTCTTCTATCTCGGTCATAAACACATGTATCCCTATTATCTCAATTATAGGTACAACGCTCTCCTTCCAAGTATCCACTATTTCTTCCCCCTCTTCCGTGCCATTAAAACCTTCTTCGACAATCACTGCCATAATCTCGACCATATCTATCCATTGAACCACGAGAAAGAGCTCTCTcatgatcgcggtgccgctcctgATCTCCCAAAGGGTTCAGAGGCACACGTGTTGGACCAAAGGGAGTCATATCTCCCTAGTTAGCTTCTTTCTGCCACTTCAGAAGTAACATCCTCATATCATCATCTCCAAATAGGTCCCTAAATGAATCTTCAAAGCAGCGGAACCTTGTTGTTCTTTGGTAGGCAAAGCCTCCGCTTGGTACCCACGCTTCCAAAGTCCGCTCAGATTGGTGTGGGTGTGTTGCTATCTGATTCTTCACTCACGGCATTTTTCATCCATCAGTATCTTTATTAACGAGTTCGACAATCGGAATTGTATCTTCGGAGTAATTCAATCACCGCGGAGTGATTGGCACATGCCAGTAGTTGGTTCGTCCATGACCAACCGAAGCACCTCTTTCAACCATCGGGGCTTTCCCAGGTGTATGAGCAGAGCGAGTATGACGACGCTCTCTCCTTGTCTTGCGTCTCTCTACCGTACTCAGTTTTGAATCGTAACCATTTAGAACATCGCCAATGCGATACAACCGCTCCCACAAATCAATATTGTTGATTAGAACCGGTGGTTGGCCCCTAACATCCGGAGTATGGTGGTTAACCATAGTTTGAACGTAAGGTTTATGGCGGCCATAGCCATGTCCAGAGCTTTTTTCAGAACTTTCTACATTGTAAGAACTTCCACCATGATAGTGAGACATCTTTCCTCCTAGATGAAGATGttgattagcccctccttctagcaccaatttgttgacggaggaatttggtagcAACAAAATTCGAGGTAGTTGGCCGGAAACAAGATCTATGATGGTTGTTCTTCTATGAAAAATTGAATAGAGTGTGGTGGTTGTGTTAAATGGTGGCTGAGATTTCTTAGGGTTAGTGATGGATCCTTTGCACTCTCAACTTCTGACCCTTTGTAATTTGcgggaacaagaaacctaatgggcttagatttctcaTCCCGAGACCCAGTAGGAAATTTACTGGAAACCGTATTAAATTAGAATTAGGAATGTACGCCAACGAGGCTAACCACAAAGACCCAAGACTCGTCCACGGTTTCGAGACTCCGCGAATAAGGCATCTCCCCGGCcgaggataaccctccgctaccagctgtttctctaatcCATGGACAGGGGTATAACCATAGTTTACCCCAAATATTAGACGAATCATTATCCCTTGAAaaaggagcccctaccagattacaggacaagtgtTCCCAAACTTTTAGGTGCAAAATGCAGGATACTTTGAAATCTCCCAAtaaggacactcattgactacagagacagaacTATCAAAACACACAATAGAGTTttaccccgcatccccaacgaggacaccccTTTACTATAGGAAGAGGCCTTCCGTCCAGGCAtaccctggaggtctctgacccTGGATACCGCCTTTCTATGGTTGCATTATATGAAGAAATTCTTCTACAGAGTACCTGCAAAAAATATGTTAGTAATCCGTATCCCTCTGAAGCATCCAAAAGAATCCGTCCAAGTAGTATGTTGAAGTTCCCCTCTGAGCCCTGTTGACTATTGGGGCACGCCCTAATATTCCCATGTGTTGGTGCCACCTGTATCAGCCGTCACTATCTTTTTTCTCCTTCTGTTATTGAATCCGTCCAAGTAGTATGTTGAAGTTCCCCTTTGAGCCCTGTTGACTATTGGGGCACGCCCTAATATTCCCATGTGTTGGTGCCACCTGTATCAGCCGTCACTATCTTTTTTCTCCTTCTGTTATTGAGGGCGCACCCTTACTTCTAAGGAAATTAGAAATTATGGTTTCCCTGTTTTTAGTCATCTTGAGGGTGCGTCCTAAGATTTAGGCGTTCCTAATCCATATTTTAAGGAACGCGCGTCCTTACTCAGATTTTGATATTTTTGtcctaattttatttaattgacCGGTTTTTGACCCAGATAATACTTGTACTAAATTTTGGACATAACATTCACCGGTAAACATATTTCAAAcacataaataatttttttaaagttcAGTCCCTATCGGATACCGCACATAAGTATATACATCAATATATCTCTGCCAGTTAAGCAATAGATGGTAACTTTCAACAGGTTAAAAGAATGTTTGGGAAACTATATATATATCGTGCCTGTTTGGTTACGATTTCAGCTCCAGTAAAATAAGAATATCTAGGTGATATGAGAAATCTGCGCAACCAAATTCTTCAATACAGAAATCTTGTTATGTTTATAAACTCTGGACTGCAATTACTAGGGCTTCTAGACTGCAATTCTACTAATTGCAGAATTTATTTTTTAGTAGCAGAAGTCTACATAGATAAAATTTATTACAGGAGTCCTAGGTCTCCAGTTTTGTTTCACTCACTCTTTCCCCTGCTTTTTTTGGTAACAATCCCTTCAATAACAGGGTAACTAACAACTACAAGAAAAGTTGATAGTAGAAGTTGTCCAAACATGTCACTAACATTTCCCTTTCCTATAATACTCCAAATACCACCTATAAAACAAACCAAGTTCCAAATGACCAATGCAACCATAGGAACCATGAACACCTGAGCACCTTCAAAATCAAATTTTCCCTTCTCATAATTCTCAACTTTCTCTTTTGCAATTGCTTTGTTTGTCAATCTAAACACCGTTGTCGAAATGCCTAACATCTTCATTAAACAGTCAATGCATCCGAATAAGCTTCCAGACACTACTTTTATTACCCAAATTCTTTGTTCATTCCACCATGTTCTTAATGTGCCACCACTTGTAAAAACCTCGTACATGTGCTGCAAATGTGAAGATATCCATAGAGCTAAAAACACTTTGAACCATGTCTCATTTGCCTACACAACACAATCACCATCAGAATGAAACTAGCTATGACGTTTAGTAATCAAGAGAATTATACTTtgttatataatttaaatatttactTACCTTTGGAAAAACCGGGATGCCTTTGGCAAAGCAAAACTGAGGAACAAGGCCGTATATCAGGAATGAAAAGGCCAAGAGAGGCTGGAAGGAGAAGTATGCATAACACATACTATGGAGAAAGGTCATTCTTGATGAGATTGCATACGAGAGAGGACTAAATTTTGAGAAACCAAGTTCTAAAAGACTGCCATTCCATTTCCTTAGTTGAATCAAACCATCTTTCATATCAATTGCAGCACAGCCCAGAAAAGCTGGCTTTTCTGGGTACAAATACATTGATGTCCATCCTTTGCATTGAAGAAAATACCCGGTGAAAGTGCTCTCTAACAAGCATTCATATGAATAGCCTATCTGTTAGGTTATTATAACGGATAAATCAAATTGTTGACCAAATGCAAAATAAGATAGTAATGGTAAATTTTAGTAAATTTGCCTTTTTTACTGACCTCAGAATCCCATTTTGTTCCTTTCTCAAAGCTGCAACTTGCCAATAGATATGCCTCACGTAGCAGCTCTTCTGTCGAGGCATCTATCTTATCCGTAGCACCACTAATTGAGGCAATGAACAAGTTCGAATGACCAAAACTTGAAGCATCGGGTTGATGAAGATGAGCATCTATATATAATTAGTTAATCTTTTTAGCCGCACTACGTACCCTGTTGCATATGCACATAGACAAACAAAAACAACAAAACAATCAAGCACTCAAAATATATTATTACAAGGCACCTTCTTGATCAGGGCTTCCGTACAATGCCTTTTTCTTCAAATAATAGCCGCTGCCAGTCAGAACCGGTCCCATTAATCCATCCATACCTTGCCACTTGGTCTAAAATTGTATATAATTCAAAGTATTAGAATGTGCTTCTGTTTTTTTCATATGAATAGCCTATCTGTTAAGTTATTATAACGGATAAATCAAATTGTTGACCAAATGCAAAATAAGATAGTAATGGTAAATTTTAGTGAATTTGCCTTTTTTACTGACCTCAGAACCCCATTTTGTTCCCTTCTCAAAGCTGCAACTTGCCAATAGATGTGCCTCACGTAGCAGCTCTTTTGTCGAGGCATCTATCTTATCCGTAGCACCAATAATTGAGGCAATGAACAAGTTCGAATGACCAAACCTTGAAGCATCGGGTTGATGGAGATGAGCATCTATATACGATTAGTTAATCTTTTAGTCACACTATGTACGCTGTTGCATATGCACATACACGAACAAAAACAACAAAACAATCAagaaattaaatttattattacAAGGCACCTTCTTGATCAGGGC carries:
- the LOC141693709 gene encoding cellulose synthase-like protein G2 isoform X1, with the translated sequence MSSTTSFLHKTTVHRRLAAGNRAHIFFHFLLILSIFYYRFSSYIDNFSTHAWTCMIIAEVILALAWFFSQSFRWRPLTRNVFPENLSGDIDFPGLDVFVCTADPIKEPTLDVMNTVISAMSLDYPAEKLAVYLSDDGGAAVTLQGMREAAAFARWWVPFCKKHDVKTRAPGAYFSGLSDGDEGEHGGEFRDEVKEIKSKYEIFKKRVEGAGDVAHVDDINSISGNGRAPVVQVINDNRGSTDENDIKMPLLVYVSRERRPSYPHRFKAGALNALLRVSGILSNGPYIMVLDCDMFCNDPASAKQAMCLHLDPKMSSELSFVQFPQMFYNVTKNDIYDGQTRSAFKTKWQGMDGLMGPVLTGSGYYLKKKALYGSPDQEDAHLHQPDASRFGHSNLFIASIIGATDKIDASTKELLREAHLLASCSFEKGTKWGSETKWQGMDGLMGPVLTGSGYYLKKKALYGSPDQEDAHLHQPDASSFGHSNLFIASISGATDKIDASTEELLREAYLLASCSFEKGTKWDSEIGYSYECLLESTFTGYFLQCKGWTSMYLYPEKPAFLGCAAIDMKDGLIQLRKWNGSLLELGFSKFSPLSYAISSRMTFLHSMCYAYFSFQPLLAFSFLIYGLVPQFCFAKGIPVFPKANETWFKVFLALWISSHLQHMYEVFTSGGTLRTWWNEQRIWVIKVVSGSLFGCIDCLMKMLGISTTVFRLTNKAIAKEKVENYEKGKFDFEGAQVFMVPMVALVIWNLVCFIGGIWSIIGKGNVSDMFGQLLLSTFLVVVSYPVIEGIVTKKSRGKSE
- the LOC141693709 gene encoding cellulose synthase-like protein G2 isoform X2 translates to MSSTTSFLHKTTVHRRLAAGNRAHIFFHFLLILSIFYYRFSSYIDNFSTHAWTCMIIAEVILALAWFFSQSFRWRPLTRNVFPENLSGDIDFPGLDVFVCTADPIKEPTLDVMNTVISAMSLDYPAEKLAVYLSDDGGAAVTLQGMREAAAFARWWVPFCKKHDVKTRAPGAYFSGLSDGDEGEHGGEFRDEVKEIKSKYEIFKKRVEGAGDVAHVDDINSISGNGRAPVVQVINDNRGSTDENDIKMPLLVYVSRERRPSYPHRFKAGALNALLRVSGILSNGPYIMVLDCDMFCNDPASAKQAMCLHLDPKMSSELSFVQFPQMFYNVTKNDIYDGQTRSAFKTKWQGMDGLMGPVLTGSGYYLKKKALYGSPDQEDAHLHQPDASSFGHSNLFIASISGATDKIDASTEELLREAYLLASCSFEKGTKWDSEIGYSYECLLESTFTGYFLQCKGWTSMYLYPEKPAFLGCAAIDMKDGLIQLRKWNGSLLELGFSKFSPLSYAISSRMTFLHSMCYAYFSFQPLLAFSFLIYGLVPQFCFAKGIPVFPKANETWFKVFLALWISSHLQHMYEVFTSGGTLRTWWNEQRIWVIKVVSGSLFGCIDCLMKMLGISTTVFRLTNKAIAKEKVENYEKGKFDFEGAQVFMVPMVALVIWNLVCFIGGIWSIIGKGNVSDMFGQLLLSTFLVVVSYPVIEGIVTKKSRGKSE